A genomic region of Pyrus communis chromosome 14, drPyrComm1.1, whole genome shotgun sequence contains the following coding sequences:
- the LOC137715088 gene encoding WEB family protein At5g55860, with product MVANSATSSPSPKVEVGEIDTRAPFQSVKDAVSMFGEGAFSGEKPAIKKAKAHSSERILVNETQLHLAQKELNKLKEQLKNAETTKAQALVELEKSKAILEDLSKKVKSLTESKEFAIKATEAAKSQAKQLEEANSGNLGGTDGAWKEDLESARTQYLSVITELNAAKQELQKIRQDCDASLESKAAAIKQAAEAEDAAKANAEKVNELSKEISAVQESIGQVKLASMEAQQEQADIFAEKDVLRQSYKASLEESAKKLLSLKKEFDPELSRNLEAQLSETLNEVGALQKQMENAKASDLDSVRTVTLELDDAKESLNKVAEEESSLRNLVEALKVELENVRKEHAELKEKEAETESLAGNLHVKLRKTKYELEACLAEESKARGASNEMIATLNQLSSETENARREAEEMKIKAEELKKEAETTKIAVREAEKKLRLALVEAEEAKAAEERALEQIRVLSERTNAARASTSESGAKITISKDEYESLSRKVEESDTLAEMKVAAAMAQVEAVKASENEALKRIEATQKEIEDMKSATEEAKKRAEMAEAAKKAVEGELRRWREREQKKAADAASRILAETETSVESSPHHYRVQKQNPETKTVVAQKLDKDKTSISKKTLLPTLSGMFNRKKNQVEGGSPSYLPGEKPL from the exons ATGGTTGCAAATAGTGCTACAAGTTCTCCTAGTCCTAAAGTGGAGGTGGGAGAGATCGACACCAGGGCACCTTTCCAATCTGTTAAAGATGCCGTTTCGATGTTTGGTGAAGGTGCATTCTCTGGGGAGAAACCTGCAATTAAGAAGGCAAAAGCTCATTCATCAGAG AGGATACTAGTCAATGAGACACAACTTCACCTGGCCCAGAAAGAACTGAACAAGTTGAAGGAACAACTGAAGAATGCTGAAACTACTAAAGCCCAAGCACTTGTGGAGCTTGAAAAATCCAAGGCAATTCTCGAGGATTTGTCAAAAAAGGTGAAATCCCTCACTGAAAGTAAGGAATTTGCAATAAAGGCGACCGAAGCTGCAAAAAGTCAGGCAAAGCAACTTGAAGAAGCAAACTCTGGCAACCTTGGGGGAACTGATGGTGCTTGGAAAGAAGACTTGGAATCTGCAAGAACACAGTATTTGAGTGTGATTACTGAACTTAATGCTGCAAAGCAAGAGTTACAGAAAATTCGTCAGGACTGTGATGCATCTTTGGAATCGAAAGCTGCTGCCATCAAGCAGGCAGCCGAAGCTGAAGATGCAGCCAAAGCCAACGCGGAGAAGGTAAATGAGCTATCTAAGGAAATTTCAGCAGTACAAGAATCAATTGGGCAAGTGAAGCTCGCCTCTATGGAAGCCCAGCAGGAGCAAGCAGATATATTTGCTGAGAAGGATGTTTTGAGGCAGTCCTATAAAGCTTCATTGGAAGAGTCAGCAAAGAAATTGCTCTCTCTGAAAAAAGAATTTGATCCAGAACTTTCCAGAAATCTTGAAGCACAGCTTTCTGAAACGTTGAATGAAGTTGGAGCATTGCAAAAGCAAATGGAGAATGCAAAGGCTTCGGATTTAGATTCTGTCAGAACTGTCACTTTGGAGCTCGATGATGCTAAGGAATCACTGAATAAAGTAGCCGAAGAAGAAAGCAGCCTCAGAAACTTAGTTGAAGCCCTCAAGGTGGAACTTGAGAATGTGAGGAAAGAACATGCTGAACTGAAggagaaggaagcagaaacagAATCGCTTGCTGGGAATTTACATGTTAAACTGCGGAAAACTAAGTATGAGCTTGAAGCCTGCCTAGCAGAAGAATCTAAAGCAAGAGGTGCTTCGAATGAAATGATAGCTACACTAAACCAGCTATCGTCGGAAACAGAAAATGCAAGACGAGAAGCAGAAGAGATGAAGATAAAAGCAGAGGAGTTGAAAAAGGAAGCAGAAACCACCAAAATTGCAGTAAGGGAAGCAGAAAAGAAGCTGAGACTTGCTTTGGTAGAAGCCGAAGAGGCTAAAGCCGCAGAAGAAAGGGCCCTTGAACAGATTAGAGTCCTATCTGAGAGAACTAACGCTGCTAGGGCATCAACATCCGAGTCTGGTGCCAAGATCACTATATCAAAGGACGAGTATGAGTCTTTGAGCCGAAAGGTTGAGGAGTCTGATACATTGGCAGAAATGAAGGTGGCTGCTGCCATGGCTCAGGTGGAAGCTGTGAAGGCTAGTGAAAATGAGGCCTTGAAGAGGATAGAGGCAACCCAGAAGGAAATCGAGGATATGAAGTCTGCAACTGAGGAGGCCAAAAAGAGGGCAGAAATGGCTGAAGCCGCCAAAAAGGCAGTGGAAGGAGAGCTCCGAAGGTGGCGAGAAAGGGAGCAGAAGAAAGCCGCTGATGCTGCATCACGGATATTGGCAGAAACAGAGACATCAGTGGAATCATCCCCACACCATTACAGGGTTCAAAAGCAGAACCCTGAGACGAAAACTGTTGTTGCCCAGAAGTTGGACAAAGATAAGACATCAATTTCGAAGAAAACACTCTTGCCTACTCTCAGCGGCATGTTTAATAGAAAAAAGAACCAGGTCGAAGGCGGCTCCCCTTCTTATCTCCCTGGTGAGAAACCCCTTTGA
- the LOC137716434 gene encoding uncharacterized protein, whose translation MEPERKLSAEAGSVFQEGIGLVLSRWSALQLAVENEWGGRDSRRKAEQLVADIFSWFNHSTEPLYIDDSEDMLNEAMLSLNTMTEDGSIEEVGEKLMIMLEECLYCNFKSIESLREANQRRVALPHVREVANDDDEDSDEDNDNRDHSMGNDDSSNMMVDIPEAHSNLNPVDVSSNESKPKPSAKAEDGWEVVGPRKHRGKRN comes from the exons ATGGAGCCTGAGAGAAAGCTATCGGCGGAGGCTGGCTCTGTATTCCAGGAAGGTATAGGATTGGTTCTGTCTCGGTGGTCAGCGCTCCAATTGGCCGTCGAGAACGAGTGGGGCGGTCGTGACTCGCGCCGCAAAGCGGAGCAACTAGTCGCCGATATCTTCTCCTGGTTCAATCACTCCACAG AGCCTCTTTACATAGATGATTCGGAAGATATGCTGAATGAAGCTATGCTTTCTCTCAACACCATGACAGAGGATGGCAGCATCGAGGAG GTAGGTGAAAAGTT AATGATTATGCTTGAAGAGTGTTTATATTGTAATTTCAAGTCGATTGAAAGCCTAAGGGAAGCCAATCAACGAAGAGTTGCTCTTCCGCATGTTAGAGAG GTTGCAAATGATGATGACGAGGATAGTGACGAAGACAATGATAATAGAGATCATAGCATGGGAAATGATGACTCCTCAAACATGATGGTAGACATACCAGAGGCTCATTCGAACTTAAATCCCGTAGACGTCTCCAGCAATGAGTCAAAGCCCAAGCCGTCGGCCAAAGCAGAAGATGGATGGGAGGTAGTTGGACCTAGAAAACATAGGGGTAAAAGGAATTAG
- the LOC137715478 gene encoding uncharacterized protein, which translates to MGSARDRDDSLAFTNPSTSSSPIVISDALESFLSDPNSHIGSASGSFQNEGLLADTSGSCSDAELGFSRSEFRTSQLAGTVEFYQRHVFLCYKNPQVWPPRIEAAEFDRLPRLLYSAVMARRADMKKETRLTICEGHDGTETSNGDVLIFPDMIRYRRLTHFDVDTFVEEVLVKDGEWLPGTPETLKGSYVFVCSHGSRDRRCGVCGPPLINRFREEIELHGLQGKVSVSPCSHIGGHKYAGNVIIFGSNCNREVSGHWYGYVAPEDVNVLLEQHVGKGEIVDWLWRGQMGLSEEQQKESQERRLQLNGETDVGKTTTELTQPKERGMNTSVCGSQVEIGGCCQENGNSCCQNATLMENRNSPDLNDEIAVKATAEKKKGSRKPLSRMNSGKGASTRKVCAMPTWFQSWEREDTYAAVAVVCAAVSVGVAYKCYKQLS; encoded by the exons ATGGGGAGCGCCAGAGACCGAGACGACTCACTCGCATTCACCAACCCATCCACGTCCTCCTCCCCAATCGTCATCTCCGACGCGCTCGAAAGCTTCCTCTCCGACCCCAATTCCCACATCGGCAGCGCCTCCGGGAGCTTCCAGAACGAGGGTCTCCTCGCCGACACCAGCGGAAGTTGCAGCGACGCCGAGTTGGGGTTCTCCCGGTCCGAGTTCCGGACGAGCCAACTCGCCGGGACGGTGGAGTTTTACCAAAGGCATGTGTTTTTGTGCTACAAGAACCCGCAGGTTTGGCCGCCGAGGATCGAGGCTGCCGAGTTTGATCGGCTGCCGAGGTTGCTCTACTCCGCCGTCATGGCCAGGAGGGCGGATATGAAGAAAGAG ACCCGCTTAACAATATGTGAAGGACATGATGGAACTGAAACATCAAATGGCGATGTATTAATTTTCCCTGACATGATCCGATACAG GAGATTGACCCATTTTGATGTTGATACATttgttgaagaagttcttgtgaaGGATGGTGAATGGCTGCCTGGAACTCCTGAAACTCTGAAGGGTTCATATGTTTTTGTATGTTCTCATGGGTCCCGGGATCGCCGTTGTGGAGTCTGTGGACCTCCCCTGATCAATAGATTTAGAGAAGAGATAGAATTGCATGGTCTTCAGGGTAAAGTGTCTGTTAGCCCATGTTCGCATATTGGGGGGCATAAATATGCTGGAAATGTTATCATATTTGGATCAAATTGCAACAGAGAAGTCTCGGGCCACTG GTATGGATATGTTGCTCCAGAAGATGTAAATGTATTGCTTGAACAGCATGTCGGGAAAGGAGAAATTGTAGACTGGCTATGGAG GGGTCAGATGGGTTTATCAGAAGAACAGCAGAAGGAATCTCAAGAACGAAGGCTCCAGCTTAATGGTGAGACAGATGTGGGAAAAACCACTACAGAGTTGACACAACCAAAGGAAAGGGGGATGAATACTAGTGTCTGTGGATCGCAAGTCGAGATTGGGGGCTGTTGCCAGGAAAACGGAAACTCTTGCTGTCAGAATGCTACGCTAATGGAAAACAGAAATAGTCCCGACCTGAATGATGAGATTGCAGTGAAGGCAACAGccgaaaagaaaaaaggcaGTAGGAAACCACTTTCACGAATGAATAGTGGCAAAGGGGCATCCACACGCAAGGTTTGTGCGATGCCAACATGGTTTCAGAGCTGGGAGCGTGAAGATACATACGCAGCTGTAGCTGTTGTTTGTGCTGCTGTGTCAGTTGGCGTTGCTTACAAGTGCTACAAACAGTTGAGCTGA
- the LOC137715412 gene encoding serine/threonine-protein kinase D6PKL1-like, which yields MSMASKSGARSSSPETQRKLIGSQTAEGNFRRPSPLPITKMSKSEPVTPKKIPRHVQQDALNQVSTEITEEKNYKIPHQKESAKTLADQLGSALSLGNAKQVSHDVDPVVGGSRNFPEAGDQKKKTSENGVSPASAKVSDDGTSSIAKTSGSAKLSGRADFVESGKSSICRGSTSSDISDESTCSSFSSAINKPHKANDIHWEAIQAVRSKDGVFGLGHFRLLKKLGCGDIGSVYLSELSGTKCYFAMKVMDKASLANRKKLLRAQTEREILQCLDHPFLPTLYTHFETEKYSCLVMEFCPGGDLHTLRQRQPGKHFTEQAVKFYVAEVLLALEYLHMLGIVYRDLKPENVLVRDDGHIMLSDFDLSLRCIVSPTLVKSSAPDSEPFRRNSAYCVQPACIEPSCIQPSCVVPTTCFSPRFFSSKSKKDRKPKNEVGNQVRPLPELMAEPTNARSMSFVGTHEYLAPEIIKGEGHGSAVDWWTFGIFLYELLFGKTPFKGSGNRATLFNVVGQPLRFPETPVVSFSARDLIRGLLVKEPQHRLAYKRGATEIKQHPFFEGVNWALIRCASPPDIPKPVEFERISAPAASTGDKATAAATHPDQNNYLEFDFF from the exons ATGTCGATGGCCTCTAAATCCGGTGCCAGAAGTTCTTCCCCGGAAACTCAGAGGAAATTAATTGGTAGTCAAACAGCAGAAGGAAATTTTCGCAGACCTTCACCTCTACCAATTACAAAGATGAGCAAATCGGAGCCAGTCACTCCCAAAAAAATTCCTAGGCATGTTCAACAAGATGCACTGAATCAGGTTTCCACAGAAATCACTGAAGAAAAGAACTATAAGATTCCTCATCAGAAGGAGTCTGCCAAAACTTTAGCGGATCAGTTAGGTTCAGCTTTATCACTGGGTAATGCAAAACAGGTTTCACATGATGTGGATCCTGTAGTGGGTGGGTCTAGGAATTTTCCAGAAGCCGGTgatcaaaaaaagaaaacatcagAAAATGGAGTTAGCCCAGCTTCAGCGAAAGTAAGTGATGATGGGACCAGCAGTATTGCCAAGACTAGTGGAAGCGCCAAGTTGAGTGGTCGAGCTGATTTTGTTGAGAGTGGGAAGAGCAGTATTTGTAGAGGCAGCACAAGCAGCGACATAAGTGACGAAAGTACTTGTAGCAGCTTTAGTAGCGCTATCAACAAACCTCACAAGGCAAATGACATACATTGGGAAGCCATACAGGCTGTTCGATCGAAGGATGGTGTATTTGGTTTGGGCCATTTCAGACTTCTGAAGAAGTTGGGCTGTGGAGATATTGGAAGTGTCTATCTTTCAGAGTTGAGCGGAACAAAATGTTATTTTGCAATGAAAGTTATGGACAAAGCATCTTTGGCAAACCGTAAAAAACTTCTTCGTGCTCAGACAGAGAGAGAAATACTTCAATGTTTAGACCATCCTTTCCTTCCAACCCTATATACCCATTTCGAGACAGAGAAGTATTCATGTCTGGTGATGGAGTTCTGCCCTGGAGGCGACTTGCACACACTTAGGCAGAGACAACCCGGAAAGCATTTCACTGAGCAAGCAGTGAA GTTCTATGTAGCTGAGGTTCTCCTTGCGCTTGAATATCTTCACATGCTTGGGATTGTTTATCGTGACCTCAAGCCAGAAAATGTCCTTGTGAGAGATGATGGGCACATAATGCTTTCTGACTTTGACCTTTCCCTGCGCTGCATTGTCAGCCCAACCCTTGTCAAATCTTCAGCCCCTGATTCTGAACCTTTTCGAAGGAACTCAGCGTATTGTGTGCAACCTGCTTGCATCGAGCCCTCTTGTATTCAGCCATCTTGTGTGGTGCCTACAACATGTTTCTCCCCTCGTTTCTTTTCAAGTAAATCCAAGAAAGACCGGAAACCCAAGAATGAAGTAGGAAACCAAGTACGGCCATTGCCAGAACTTATGGCTGAGCCAACCAATGCTCGGTCAATGTCGTTTGTTGGGACTCATGAGTATTTGGCACCAGAGATTATTAAAGGTGAAGGGCATGGCAGTGCTGTTGATTGGTGGACCTTCGGGATCTTTCTGTATGAGCTGCTGTTTGGTAAAACACCTTTCAAGGGATCAGGGAATCGAGCCACCCTGTTCAATGTGGTAGGTCAGCCATTGAGATTCCCGGAAACACCAGTGGTTAGCTTTTCAGCAAGGGATCTGATCAGGGGCCTACTAGTGAAAGAACCACAGCATAGGCTGGCATATAAGCGAGGCGCAACGGAGATTAAACAGCATCCGTTCTTTGAAGGTGTTAATTGGGCTTTGATTCGATGTGCAAGTCCTCCAGATATTCCGAAACCAGTCGAGTTTGAGCGGATTTCAGCCCCCGCAGCGTCAACCGGTGATAAAGCTACTGCTGCTGCTACTCATCCTGATCAAAACAATTATCTggaatttgatttcttttaa
- the LOC137715152 gene encoding phosphatidylinositol/phosphatidylcholine transfer protein SFH1-like yields MGIANQEAVKQFQKLMEEVDEPLKNTFENVHQGYPNETLMRFLKARDMNVGKAHKMLLDCLQWRIESEIDNILAKPIIPNDLYRAVRDSQLVGLSGYSKKGLPVIAVGVGQSTFDKASVNYYVQSHIQMNEYRDRVVLPSATKKYGQYIGTCVKVLDMTGLRLSALNQIKLLTVVSTIDDLNYPEKTDTYYIVNVPYIFSACWKVVKPLLQERTRRKIQVLQGSGKDELLKIMDYASLPHFCRKEGSGSSRHSDNGHTNNCFSFDHPFHQELYNFVKQQASLRESIAPLKQGSFHVNFPETDPERADIAKTIESEFQKFGNQNQNGLAKSLSGLRVNGAS; encoded by the exons ATGGGTATTGCCAATCAAGAGGCGGTAAAGCAGTTTCAGAAGTTAATGGAAGAAG TTGACGAGCCACTGAAGAATACATTTGAG AATGTGCACCAGGGGTATCCAAATGAGACATTAATGCGTTTTCTTAAAGCTCGGGACATGAATGTGGGAAAAGCCCATAAAATG TTGCTCGACTGTTTACAATGGAGGATAGAAAGCGAAATTGACAATATATTGGCG AAACCAATCATCCCAAATGATTTGTACAGAGCAGTGCGAGATTCGCAGCTTGTGGGATTGTCAGGTTACTCGAAAAAG GGTCTTCCTGTCATTGCTGTTGGTGTGGGGCAAAGCACATTTGACAAAGCTTCT GTAAATTACTATGTTCAGTCTCACATCCAAATGAATGAGTACAGAGATCGTGTTGTATTG CCTTCCGCAACAAAGAAGTATGGACAGTATATTGGAACGTGTGTGAAGGTTTTGGATATGACTGGTTTAAGGCTCTCAGCACTTAACCAGATAAAG CTTTTGACTGTTGTCTCTACAATTGATGACTTAAACTATCCAGAGAAGACGGATACATACTATATCGTCAATGTCCCATACATATTTTCTGCCTGTTGGAAG GTGGTAAAGCCTCTTTTACAAGAAAGAACAAGGAGGAAAATCCAGGTTCTTCAAGGTTCTGGGAAAGACGAATTACTGAAA ATCATGGACTACGCATCTCTCCCACATTTTTGTAGAAAAGAGGGATCCGGGTCCTCTCGGCATTCTGACAACGGACACACTAACAATTGTTTCTCCTTtgaccatccattccatcaagaGCTCTACAATTTCGTCAAGCAACAAGCGAGCTTGAGGGAGTCCATTGCACCACTCAAGCAGGGATCCTTCCATGTTAATTTTCCAGAGACGGACCCAGAACGTGCAGACATTGCAAAGACCATAGAATCCGAGTTCCAAAAGTTcggaaatcagaatcaaaacGGGCTCGCCAAGTCACTAAGTGGCTTAAGAGTCAATGGTGCTTCATAA
- the LOC137715889 gene encoding uncharacterized protein, with protein sequence MSSDTEDTTSGSESEASDSAKANSTLEFIEKLSDVPMGRLPPNIEFQRTRVECKADAPIHTDTFQYNGAYASMGVDNNLVDSFCDNFKVEVINLTEDEMEFDMIGIDPALANAFRRILIAEVPTMAIEKVLIANNTSVIQDEVLAHRLGLIPIKVDPRLFEFTENNTPNEKNTIVFKLHVRCERGGQRISVKSKELIWLPNGSEYPLESQDTKSESSSKPKTYTSFTCSQDSLPEFSDNPICPTSGDITIARLGPGQEIDLEAHAVKGIGKTHAKWSPVAPVWYRMLPEVIISQDIEDEMAEKLVATCPVKVFDIEDIGNGKKRATVARPRACTLCRECIREGKGWENSIALQRKKDHFIFKIESTGVLPPEVLFTEAVKILEDKCDRVISDLS encoded by the exons ATGTCGTCCGATACCGAAGATACGACGTCGGGTTCGGAGTCTGAAGCATCGGACTCTGCGAAGGCCAACTCCACGCTGGAATTCATAGAGAAGCTCTCAGATGTGCCAATGGGGCGGCTGCCCCCGAACATTGAATTCCAGAGGACACGTGTCGAGTGCAAGGCCGATGCTCCCATTCAT ACTGATACTTTTCAGTATAATGGTGCTTATGCATCAATGGGAGTCGATAATAACTTAGTGGATAGCTTCTGTGACAACTTTAAAGTTGAAGTTATTAATCTTACGGAGGATGAGATGGAGTTTGATATGATCGGCATTGATCCAGCACTTGCCAATGCATTCCGGAGAATCCTTATAGCTGAG GTTCCCACAATGGCTATTGAAAAAGTTCTTATTGCAAACAATACATCAGTAATCCAAGATGAAGTACTTGCTCACAGGTTGGGTCTCATTCCGATCAAGGTTGACCCTAGATTATTTGAATTTACAG AAAATAATACACCAAATGAAAAGAACACCATCGTTTTTAAGCTCCATGTTCGCTGTGAACGAGGGGGGCAGCGTATTTCAG TAAAGTCAAAAGAATTGATTTGGTTGCCAAATGGGAGTGAGTATCCTTTGGAATCGCAAGATACCAAGTCAGAGTCATcctcaaaaccaaaaacatatacatcatTTACTTGCAGTCAGGATTCCTTGCCAGAATTTTCCGACAATCCAATTTGCCCCACGAGTGGAGACATTACAATTGCTAGACTAGGCCCTGGTCAG GAAATTGATCTGGAAGCACATGCTGTTAAGGGCATTGGTAAAACACATGCTAAATGGTCTCCAGTTGCCCCTGTTTGGTATAGGATGCTTCCTGAG GTTATAATATCGCAAGATATTGAAGATGAGATGGCTGAGAAACTTGTGGCAACATGCCCAGTTAAAGTATTTGATATTGAAGATATTGGCAACG GTAAAAAAAGGGCTACTGTAGCCAGACCGCGAGCTTGCACACTGTGCAGGGAGTGCATCAGAGAAGGGAAGGGTTGGGAGAATTCTATTGCTCTGCAGCGTAAGAAGGAtcatttcattt TCAAAATTGAATCAACCGGTGTATTACCTCCTGAAGTGCTATTTACTGAAGCTGTGAAGATTTTGGAAGACAAGTGCGATCGTGTTATTTCTGATCTTTCGTGA